A part of Aquaspirillum sp. LM1 genomic DNA contains:
- a CDS encoding tetratricopeptide repeat protein gives MSEPDALPLANQEIDLDAAFQSAINHHQAGRLSQAEMLYRVVLQWLPAHPDANHNLGVIAVQLGNPEQALPLFHAALTEQLGNGRFWISYIDALLRTQRLDEAGQWLAQGRQAGLAGPEVEQLAQRLDEAMLLRLASKKGRVRKPTKMGKNGSIPEIAEQQQLVALFNSGQLAQCEQSARHMIAHYPKHALGWKTLGAVLTQQGCNQEGLQAMRQASMLEPGDCELLSNMGVVLTQLAQYEEAEHCYRRALKIKPKLASTHAYLGDVLFLQQRYPQAENHCRKAIELDPEFAVAYHNLGSVLRASSRVMEAERTLRKALSLSWNYPAAHANLANALKDQSYLVEADKHLRIALEMQPHNRHIRSSLLFTGIYSHAMSASQLAEEHKAYGQMIAAQAGPHAPLLRNLPASPKRIGFVSADLFRHSVSYFVEPVWDGLREQGFVVLAYYNGKQYDDVSARLHRKCDVWREVAELSNDQLVAQIQADEVDVLIDLSGHTGGNRLPVFARQPAPLQITWLGHPATTGIPAIQWRITDHHAEPEGLTEHLNSEQLYRMPEVFCCYQPIASPEPARQLPHDESGVFTLGCFNNFAKVTPPVIECWGELLRQLPRARLLLEIHGAEEDAFADDIRLRFVAAGARPEQVDILPRRAGQQYVLYRQVDLALDPFPCCGGTTSCDSLWMGVPFVTLAGDSFVSRMGVTLLHNVGLAELIAQDVAGYQALVLALAKDLPRLRALREGLRERVQASPLMDGPRFARHFAQGLLQMWQARI, from the coding sequence ATGTCCGAGCCCGATGCATTGCCGCTGGCCAATCAAGAAATTGACCTGGACGCGGCGTTTCAATCCGCCATCAATCATCATCAGGCCGGGCGGCTTAGCCAGGCCGAGATGTTGTACCGAGTGGTCTTGCAGTGGTTGCCCGCGCATCCGGATGCCAACCATAATCTGGGGGTGATTGCTGTCCAGCTGGGCAACCCCGAGCAGGCGCTGCCCCTGTTTCATGCCGCATTGACCGAGCAACTGGGCAATGGCCGTTTCTGGATCAGCTATATTGATGCGTTGCTGCGCACCCAGCGCCTGGACGAGGCTGGGCAATGGCTGGCTCAGGGGCGTCAGGCCGGCCTGGCAGGCCCAGAGGTGGAACAACTGGCCCAGCGTCTGGATGAAGCCATGTTGCTGCGACTGGCCAGCAAAAAAGGCCGGGTCAGAAAACCAACCAAAATGGGCAAAAACGGCAGCATTCCGGAAATTGCCGAGCAACAACAGCTGGTTGCTTTGTTCAATAGCGGCCAACTGGCACAGTGCGAGCAATCGGCTCGGCACATGATCGCCCATTACCCCAAGCATGCACTGGGCTGGAAAACCCTGGGGGCCGTGCTCACCCAGCAGGGATGTAACCAGGAAGGCCTGCAGGCCATGCGTCAGGCCAGCATGCTGGAACCTGGCGACTGCGAGTTGCTTAGCAATATGGGCGTGGTGCTGACCCAGCTGGCGCAATATGAAGAAGCCGAGCACTGCTATCGCCGGGCGCTGAAGATCAAGCCCAAGCTGGCCAGCACCCACGCCTATCTGGGTGATGTGCTGTTTTTGCAGCAGCGCTATCCGCAAGCAGAAAATCACTGCCGCAAGGCAATTGAGCTGGATCCCGAATTTGCCGTGGCCTACCATAATCTGGGTTCGGTATTGCGTGCTTCCAGTCGGGTAATGGAAGCTGAACGCACACTGCGCAAGGCGCTGTCGCTGAGCTGGAATTACCCAGCAGCGCACGCCAACCTGGCCAATGCGCTCAAGGATCAGTCCTATCTGGTCGAGGCTGACAAGCATCTGCGCATTGCGTTGGAGATGCAGCCACACAACCGGCATATTCGCAGCAGCCTGCTGTTTACCGGTATTTATAGTCACGCCATGTCAGCCAGCCAACTGGCCGAAGAGCACAAAGCCTACGGGCAGATGATTGCTGCGCAGGCCGGCCCGCATGCACCGTTGTTGCGCAATCTGCCGGCCAGCCCGAAACGGATTGGATTTGTCTCGGCGGATTTGTTTCGTCATTCCGTCAGCTATTTTGTCGAGCCAGTATGGGATGGTTTGCGTGAGCAGGGGTTTGTGGTGCTGGCCTATTACAATGGCAAGCAATACGACGATGTCAGTGCCCGCCTGCACCGCAAATGTGATGTCTGGCGCGAAGTGGCTGAGTTGTCTAACGACCAGTTGGTGGCACAAATTCAAGCCGATGAAGTGGATGTGCTGATTGACCTATCTGGTCACACCGGAGGTAACCGCCTGCCTGTGTTTGCCCGTCAACCGGCCCCCTTGCAGATCACCTGGCTAGGCCATCCGGCGACTACTGGTATTCCAGCCATTCAATGGCGCATTACCGATCACCATGCGGAGCCGGAAGGCCTGACCGAGCATCTGAACAGTGAACAGCTTTACCGTATGCCCGAAGTATTCTGCTGCTATCAGCCGATTGCTTCTCCCGAACCCGCCAGACAACTGCCCCATGATGAATCAGGGGTATTTACCTTAGGTTGCTTCAATAATTTTGCCAAGGTGACCCCACCGGTCATTGAATGCTGGGGCGAACTGCTGCGACAGTTGCCCCGGGCGCGCTTGCTGCTGGAAATTCACGGTGCCGAAGAAGACGCATTTGCCGACGACATCCGCCTGCGCTTTGTGGCTGCTGGTGCCCGGCCTGAGCAAGTGGATATTCTGCCGCGCCGGGCGGGGCAGCAGTATGTGTTGTATCGCCAAGTTGATCTGGCGCTGGATCCCTTCCCGTGTTGCGGGGGGACCACCAGTTGCGACAGCCTGTGGATGGGGGTGCCGTTTGTCACTCTGGCAGGCGATAGCTTTGTGTCACGCATGGGGGTGACGCTGCTGCATAATGTTGGGCTGGCGGAGTTGATTGCACAGGATGTTGCTGGGTATCAGGCGCTGGTGCTGGCACTGGCCAAGGATCTGCCGCGTTTGCGGGCTCTGCGTGAGGGATTGCGTGAGCGGGTGCAGGCGAGCCCCTTGATGGATGGGCCACGGTTTGCCCGCCATTTTGCCCAGGGCCTGCTACAGATGTGGCAAGCTCGGATTTAA
- the feoB gene encoding ferrous iron transport protein B translates to MPPVAAARQARRLAIIGLPNAGKSTFFNRLTGLSQRVGNWPGLTVELASAKVVLGSRLVEVVDLPGIHDLSGYSEDEAVVRDVLCQSVFDGLVLVVNGAQLERHWRLVLQLSTLGLPLLVLVNMHDEMRQLGIRADLAQLSQRLGAPVVAMSARKGDNWPAVRSALTLLAEQAPLREHACRADQVNVPALAPGAVEQMLQGAYHVPATLPITLTHRLDQLLLHPWLGLPMFAVLMALIFQATYLLGSPLQEALGSGLEWLQATLWQPALASAPAWLQSLLLEGIWQGVSTVLTFIPILFVFFVLMAVVEDSGYLARAAFLMDASMTRLGLDGRSFVMHLMGFGCNVPAILGTRIMRERKLRLLTMLVIPFSVCSARLQVFLFFVSTLFSAQAAPWVLLSLYLVSFLVAMFTAWLFKRALPHRESLVMEMPPYRLPAMAYLFTRASGEVKAFLQLASTFILVGVVLIWALTHLPMNGDATLATRLGDALAPVLDPLGIRHELAVALMVGVVAKEILLGGMAVIYGVPESGLAQVISQQLDWVAAYSFMLFTLIYVPCLSTIAAIRKESRSNGFAALSVGYSLLLAWCVAGGFYQLAHHWLGRA, encoded by the coding sequence ATGCCACCGGTTGCCGCTGCCCGCCAGGCCCGGCGGCTGGCCATTATCGGCTTGCCCAATGCGGGCAAATCCACTTTTTTCAATCGGCTGACCGGCCTGTCGCAGCGAGTGGGCAACTGGCCAGGGCTGACGGTTGAACTGGCCAGCGCCAAAGTGGTGCTGGGCAGCCGGCTGGTAGAAGTAGTGGACTTGCCCGGCATTCATGATCTGAGCGGCTATAGCGAAGACGAAGCGGTGGTGCGCGATGTGCTCTGCCAGAGCGTTTTTGATGGCTTGGTGCTGGTGGTGAACGGCGCGCAGCTGGAGCGTCACTGGCGCCTGGTGCTGCAGCTCAGCACTTTGGGTCTGCCTCTGCTGGTGCTGGTCAATATGCATGATGAAATGCGTCAGCTGGGCATTCGCGCTGACCTGGCACAATTGAGCCAGCGTCTGGGCGCACCGGTAGTGGCAATGAGTGCGCGCAAGGGCGACAACTGGCCGGCAGTGCGAAGCGCGCTGACCTTGCTGGCTGAACAGGCGCCGCTGCGCGAGCATGCCTGCCGCGCCGACCAGGTCAATGTGCCGGCGCTGGCTCCCGGCGCAGTTGAGCAGATGCTGCAGGGGGCCTACCATGTGCCGGCCACCTTGCCGATTACCCTGACCCATCGGCTGGATCAGCTGTTGCTGCACCCATGGCTGGGGTTGCCCATGTTTGCCGTGCTGATGGCGCTGATTTTTCAGGCCACCTATCTGCTGGGTTCTCCACTTCAAGAAGCATTGGGCAGCGGCTTGGAGTGGCTGCAGGCCACGCTGTGGCAGCCTGCTCTGGCCAGCGCACCCGCCTGGTTGCAAAGCCTGCTGCTGGAAGGTATCTGGCAGGGGGTATCCACGGTGCTGACCTTTATCCCCATTTTATTTGTGTTTTTTGTGCTGATGGCCGTGGTCGAAGACAGCGGTTATCTGGCGCGGGCGGCATTCTTGATGGATGCCAGCATGACCCGGCTTGGGCTGGATGGGCGCAGCTTTGTCATGCACCTGATGGGCTTTGGCTGCAATGTGCCGGCTATTCTGGGCACCCGGATCATGCGCGAGCGCAAGCTGCGTCTGCTGACCATGCTGGTGATTCCGTTTTCGGTATGCTCGGCACGCCTGCAGGTGTTTCTGTTTTTTGTCTCCACTCTGTTTTCCGCTCAGGCTGCACCGTGGGTGTTGCTGAGTCTGTATCTGGTCAGTTTTCTGGTGGCCATGTTCACCGCCTGGCTGTTCAAGCGCGCGTTGCCACATCGGGAATCGCTGGTGATGGAAATGCCGCCGTACCGGCTGCCAGCCATGGCCTATCTGTTTACCCGCGCCAGCGGTGAAGTCAAAGCCTTTTTGCAGCTGGCCTCTACCTTTATCCTGGTCGGTGTGGTGCTGATCTGGGCGCTGACCCATCTGCCGATGAATGGCGACGCCACCCTGGCCACCCGCTTGGGCGATGCGCTAGCCCCAGTGCTGGATCCATTGGGCATTCGCCACGAGCTGGCGGTGGCGCTGATGGTCGGGGTGGTGGCCAAGGAAATTCTGCTGGGTGGCATGGCGGTGATTTATGGTGTGCCGGAATCCGGCCTGGCCCAGGTCATCAGCCAGCAGCTGGATTGGGTGGCAGCGTACAGCTTTATGCTGTTTACCCTGATTTATGTACCGTGCTTGTCTACCATTGCCGCCATTCGCAAGGAGTCACGCAGCAATGGCTTTGCGGCATTGTCGGTGGGGTATTCCCTGCTGCTGGCCTGGTGCGTGGCAGGTGGGTTTTATCAGTTGGCGCATCACTGGCTGGGCCGCGCCTGA
- the flgB gene encoding flagellar basal body rod protein FlgB: MLDKIAKHFDFQQKALGLRAYRTEVLSSNIANSDTPYYKAVDFDFKDAMTRAIGESQSSMAMDKTHQTHLDGFAEQADKDFKLQYRNEVQPSIDGNTVDMDLERSAFADNALKYQSTLTFLNRRISGLSDAIKG; this comes from the coding sequence ATGCTCGATAAAATTGCCAAACATTTCGACTTTCAGCAAAAAGCGCTGGGCTTGCGTGCATACCGCACGGAAGTGCTGTCGAGTAACATCGCCAACTCTGATACGCCTTACTACAAGGCGGTCGATTTTGACTTCAAGGACGCCATGACCCGCGCCATTGGCGAGAGCCAGTCGTCCATGGCGATGGACAAAACCCACCAAACCCATCTGGATGGCTTTGCCGAGCAGGCAGACAAGGACTTCAAGCTGCAATACCGCAATGAAGTTCAGCCGTCGATTGACGGCAACACCGTCGACATGGACCTGGAACGCTCAGCCTTTGCTGACAATGCGCTGAAGTACCAGTCCACGCTGACCTTCCTGAACCGCCGGATTTCCGGTCTGTCTGACGCCATCAAGGGGTAA